A genomic stretch from Solanum stenotomum isolate F172 chromosome 8, ASM1918654v1, whole genome shotgun sequence includes:
- the LOC125872816 gene encoding uncharacterized protein LOC125872816: MIKNTFIVEELNGTLSCPLSVVKHVKIKKVMESLNFETLLDGLLWTCHPETLSIDRTWEHNEDFVQFLREKLMQRGFATVCCDSRRIKCWRHYLKEIEVESSTRQYGNPSSSSRVSTVCFKLTW; this comes from the exons ATGATCAAGAATACATTCATCGTGGAAGAACTGAATGGAACGTTGTCCTGCCCACTATCTGTTGTCAAGCATGTGAAGATAAAGAAAGTTATGGAGTCTCTAAATTTTGAAACTCTGTTAGATGGTCTGCTTTGGACTTGTCATCCAGAGACTCTGTCAATTGATAGAACCTGGGAGCACAATGAGGATTTTGTACAG TTTTTGAGGGAGAAACTAATGCAAAGAGGTTTTGCTACTGTCTGTTGTGACTCGAGACGTATCAAATGCTGGAGGCACTACCTTAAGGAAATTGAAGTTGAGAGCTCTACTAGACAGTATGGGAATCCTTCTTCATCATCTCGAGTCTCAACCGTTTGTTTCAAACTCACATGGTAG
- the LOC125873450 gene encoding F-box/LRR-repeat protein 25-like: MDQISQLPDPILLHILFFLPAKDAAQTSVLSKTWLKVWNSLPLFTFDFGQNLSLWKLLSTEKEESEQADVRDAFLNIIDGSLVNLRVQKAIIEKFRLFLKLSYLRNVSCIDEWIRLATNNCIKELDVHIKRQYGEDWYSLPGTTFTAKSLIILRLGGFKLDFPLIVDHMKLTKLRELSLTDVLLEEQTILEICSACPAVEDLRLIRCEGVKDLLISDLPRLIKLAIHQANEITWEYRSIRIQAVNLQSLEYRGCNSELKFDVTTFKLLKELSITFELITDLVVENLVSELPLLEKLELNFCFKLVMLKFSSCMLRQLTFRSGKSLKEIVIDAPNLIRFEYGARKLPDIFSMTTSSLQECYLKLMPSDHLSTSWFQKLKGYLSRFKQLNLLVLFIDSMTVSLNSIFTLLFC, from the coding sequence ATGGATCAAATCTCTCAACTACCTGACCCTATTTTGCTGCACATACTATTCTTCCTACCTGCGAAAGATGCAGCTCAAACTAGTGTGCTCTCCAAGACATGGCTGAAAGTCTGGAATTCGCTTCCTCTATTTACATTTGATTTCGGTCAAAACCTTTCCTTATGGAAACTCCTGTCTACAGAAAAAGAGGAATCGGAACAAGCTGATGTAAGAGATGCTTTTCTAAATATTATAGATGGCTCATTGGTAAATCTCCGCGTCCAAAAAGCAATAATAGAGAAATTCAGGCTTTTTCTTAAACTGTCATATCTAAGAAATGTGTCTTGCATCGATGAATGGATAAGATTGGCTACCAATAACTGCATCAAAGAGTTAGATGTTCATATTAAGCGCCAGTATGGAGAAGACTGGTACAGTTTGCCAGGTACAACATTTACAGCTAAATCACTGATTATTCTGAGATTGGGAGGTTTTAAGCTAGACTTCCCTCTAATTGTTGATCATATGAAGCTTACTAAATTGAGAGAGCTATCTCTAACTGATGTTCTGTTGGAAGAACAGACGATCTTGGAAATTTGTTCTGCTTGTCCAGCGGTAGAAGATCTACGTCTCATCAGGTGTGAAGGAGTGAAAGATCTATTGATATCTGATCTCCCCAGACTTATAAAGCTTGCAATACATCAAGCAAATGAAATAACTTGGGAATATAGAAGTATCCGGATTCAAGCTGTTAATCTTCAAAGTCTAGAATACAGAGGATGTAACAGCGAGTTAAAGTTTGACGTGACTACTTTCAAGCTTCTGAAAGAATTGAGCATAACATTTGAGCTGATTACAGATCTGGTGGTAGAAAATCTTGTTTCTGAATTGCCCCTTCTTGAGAAATTAGAATTGAACTTTTGTTTCAAGTTGGTGATGCTTAAATTTTCGAGTTGTATGCTTAGACAGTTAACATTCCGTTCTGGCAAGAGTCTAAAGGAAATTGTGATCGACGCTCCAAACCTGATCCGTTTTGAATATGGTGCTCGTAAATTGCCTGACATATTCTCTATGACAACATCTTCTCTGCAGGAATGTTATCTCAAATTAATGCCCAGTGATCATCTAAGCACGAGTTGGTTTCAAAAATTGAAGGGATATCTATCTAGATTCAAACAACTAAATTTACTTGTTCTGTTTATAGATTCAATGACTGTAAGTCTGAATTCCATTTTcactttattattttgttaa
- the LOC125873121 gene encoding inositol oxygenase 1-like has protein sequence MTILIEQLPVEIQADETNIHHAQNQKELVLVDGFAVPQTNAFGHNFRDYTVESARQQGVEFFYKINHFNQTYDYVSKMRVEYAKLDKAEMSIWECCELLNDVVDDSDPDLDEPQIQHLLQSAEAIRNDYPNEDWLHLTALIHDLGKVLLLPSFGELPQWAVVGDTFPVGCAFHDSIVHSKYFKENPDYNNPAYNSKFGVYSEGCGLDKVLMSWGHDDYMYLVAKENGTTLPSAGLFIIRYHSFYALHKSGAYKELMNAEDKENLKWLHIFNKYDLYSKSKVQVNVEEVKPYYMSLIEKYFPAKLKW, from the exons ATGACTATACTCATTGAGCAGCTTCCTGTTG AGATCCAGGCAGATGAAACGAATATTCATCATGCTCAGAATCAAAAGGAATTGGTATTGGTTGATGGATTTGCAGTTCCTCAAACCAATGCATTTGGCCATAATTTTAG GGACTACACTGTTGAAAGTGCAAGGCAACAAGGGGTAGAATTTTTTTACAAGATCAATCACTTTAATCAAACCTATGATTAT GTAAGTAAGATGAGGGTTGAATATGCAAAATTGGACAAGGCAGAAATGAGCATCTGGGAATGCTGTGAACTATTGAATGATGTGGTTGATGACAGTGACCCTGATTTGGATGAACCTCAAATTCAACACTTGTTGCAAAGTGCTGAAGCCATTAGGAATGACTATCCTAATGAAGATTGGCTCCATTTGACTGCCCTTATTCATG ATTTGGGGAAAGTGCTTCTTCTTCCTAGCTTTGGAGAGCTTCCTCAATGGGCTGTTGTTGGTGACACGTTCCCTGTTGGCTGTGCTTTCCATGACTCAATTGTTCACTCCAAG TACTTTAAGGAAAATCCTGACTACAATAATCCTGCTTACAACAGCAAATTTGGAGTTTACTCTGAGGGTTGTGGACTAGACAAGGTGTTGATGTCATGGGGTCACGATGATTATATGTACTTG GTTGCAAAAGAGAATGGGACAACGTTGCCATCAGCTGGTCTTTTCATCATTAGATATCATTCATTTTATG CCCTGCATAAGTCTGGAGCTTACAAGGAACTAATGAATGCGGAAGATAAGGAAAATCTTAAGTGGCTTCATATTTTTAA CAAATATGACTTGTACAGCAAAAGCAAAGTTCAGGTTAATGTGGAAGAGGTCAAGCCTTACTACATGTCTCTAATTGAAAAG TATTTCCCAGCAAAGCTGAAATGGTGA
- the LOC125872814 gene encoding putative late blight resistance protein homolog R1A-3, producing the protein MANAAVISLVRSLEELVQRKPHLISDETRRMVDSVLDSLEYFQNFLESTSKRRQKYCRKVEELEREIRMEVEKAEDVIELKIMYGIMKKETLEGKIDAPRERKAIRKTLLPFVKKIDAVKRNVMGSSFGANQVQGYDDSTNEDLLPGHSSRNVAKLNPENIIVGLEDDLVRIIRRLKGPTLTRKIIPILGMGGIGKTTLARKAFDDFETRQRFDIHIWVTVSQEYWIRGMLLEILRCTSDVTTDEKSNDGLKDTISIEYRIRGMLLKILRCTSDVTTDEKSNDGLKDTISIEYQIESMLLDNLCHTSDETKKVSNDQMMDLIYKKLKGRRYLVVMDDIWSSEVWDLLTRIFPDDNNGSRIILTSRQEEVANHADPDSNPHEMNLLNSDNSWKLLREKVFGVEQACPPELQYIGVEIAQRCQGLPLALLVVAGYLSKISRTRVSWEHFAISVSNVVTNESDICLGMLAMSYNYLPDHLKPCFLYMGVFPEDSNVNIVRLINLWISEGFLSDELEGRDYFEDLVSRNLVMVRNRSFSGEAKTCGVHDLIGDLILKEAKKEKFLQVTKRSEGRRYSFHSRDQAAFWKLSNIIRTLHFFEGFKKLSKQVPLLVSFKLLRVLAIQKVTFQRFPLEITKLVQLRYLQFTCYDHIHWSVSELYNLQTFILGYEVSGLLPPTIPVEIWQMRNLRHLHIGDFFSFPIPSNKLQNLQELSCLALTSCTSELFSAIPNLKKLQIVGNYLMEMKRERLNSLSCLKELEILKYRDDGIKPSRIPSMYALPTSLKRLTLRFTSLPWEDMANIVKLPNLEVLKIKANGFLGDVWKLNDEEIFNQLKFLLISWTGLKHWEASSVNFPMLQRLFLKRCMNLEEIPQDFGEICTLESIELHDCSISAAKSGKDIKEEQESMGNECLSVLIYNHPC; encoded by the exons atGGCTAATGCTGCTGTGATTTCTCTGGTACGATCTTTGGAGGAACTGGTGCAGCGAAAGCCACATTTGATAAGTGATGAAACAAGAAGAATGGTGGACTCTGTCCTTGATAGTCTTGAATATTTCCAAAACTTCCTTGAGAGCACTAGCAAGAGAAGGCAAAAATATTGTAGAAAGGTTGAAGAGTTGGAAAGAGAGATTAGAATGGAAGTCGAAAAAGCAGAAGACGTGATTGAACTAAAGATCATGTATGGGATAATGAAAAAAGAGACACTTGAAGGAAAGATTGATGCACCAAGGGAAAGAAAGGCAATACGCAAAACGTTGCTACCATTTGTAAAAAAGATTGATGCTGTGAAGAGGAATGTGATGGGAAGTAGTTTTGGTGCAAATCAAGTTCAAGGTTATGATGATTCTACAAATGAGGATTTGTTGCCTGGTCATTCATCTAGAAATGTTGCAAAACTGAATCCAGAAAATATTATTGTGGGTCTTGAAGATGACCTCGTGAGAATAATCAGAAGACTAAAGGGGCCAACGTTAACTCGAAAGATTATCCCCATTTTAGGAATGGGGGGAATAGGAAAAACCACTCTTGCTAGGAAGGCATTTGATGATTTTGAAACTAGGCAACGCTTTGACATCCATATTTGGGTGACCGTATCTCAAGAATATTGGATTAGAGGTATGCTGTTGGAAATTCTTCGTTGTACTTCAGATGTGACAACCGATGAAAAATCCAATGATGGGTTGAAGGATACAATATCTATTGAATATCGGATTAGAGGTATGCTGTTGAAAATTCTTCGTTGTACTTCAGATGTGACAACCGATGAAAAATCCAATGATGGGTTGAAGGATACAATATCTATTGAATATCAGATTGAAAGTATGTTGTTGGACAATCTTTGTCATACTTCAGATGAGACCAAAAAGGTGTCTAATGATCAGATGATggatttgatatacaaaaagTTAAAGGGTAGGAGGTATCTTGTTGTAATGGATGATATTTGGAGTAGTGAGGTCTGGGATCTTTTGACAAGAATTTTTCCAGATGATAACAATGGGAGCCGAATTATTTTGACTAGTAGGCAAGAAGAGGTTGCTAATCATGCAGATCCTGATAGCAATCCTCATGAAATGAACCTCTTAAATTCAGATAATAGTTGGAAGTTACTTCGTGAAAAAGTGTTTGGGGTAGAACAGGCATGTCCTCCTGAATTACAGTATATTGGAGTGGAAATAGCACAAAGATGCCAAGGACTGCCTTTAGCTCTTCTAGTGGTTGCGGGATATCTCTCAAAAATTTCTAGAACACGAGTAAGTTGGGAACATTTTGCCATAAGCGTAAGTAATGTTGTTACTAATGAATCAGATATATGTCTAGGAATGCTTGCTATGAGTTACAATTACTTACCTGATCATCTTAAACCATGTTTCCTTTACATGGGAGTCTTTCCAGAAGACAGTAATGTTAACATTGTTAGACTAATCAACTTATGGATTTCTGAGGGTTTTCTATCAGATGAATTAGAGGGAAGAGATTATTTTGAGGATCTTGTTAGCAGGAATCTGGTTATGGTTAGAAACAGGAGTTTTAGTGGCGAGGCAAAAACATGTGGTGTCCATGATCTGATTGGTGACTTGATTTTAAAAGAAGCTAAGAAAGAGAAGTTCCTACAGGTTACTAAGCGTTCAGAAGGTCGTCGCTACAGTTTCCATTCACGCGATCAGGCTGCTTTTTGGAAGTTATCTAATATCATCAGAACATTGCACTTCTTTGAAGGATTTAAAAAACTTTCTAAACAAGTTCCTCTTTTGGTGTCCTTCAAATTGCTAAGAGTATTGGCAATCCAAAAAGTTACATTTCAAAGATTCCCACTTGAGATAACAAAATTAGTACAACTCAGATACCTTCAATTCACTTGTTATGATCATATTCACTGGTCAGTGTCAGAGCTTTATAATCTGCAGACATTCATTCTTGGTTACGAAGTTTCAGGTTTATTACCTCCAACCATACCTGTGGAAATTTGGCAAATGAGAAACTTGAGGCATCTTCATATCGGtgacttcttttcttttcctattCCATCAAACAAGCTACAAAATCTACAGGAACTCTCCTGTCTAGCTTTGACTAGCTGCACTTCTGAATTATTTTCTGCTATTCCCAATCTTAAAAAGCTGCAAATTGTTGGAAATTATCTGATGGAAATGAAGAGAGAGCGCCTAAATAGCCTTTCCTGTTTAAAAGaacttgaaatcttgaagtACAGGGATGATGGGATAAAACCTTCCCGAATCCCAAGTATGTATGCTTTGCCTACATCACTGAAGAGGTTGACTTTACGTTTTACTAGTTTACCATGGGAAGACATGGCAAACATTGTAAAGTTGCCAAACCTGGAGGTGCTTAAAATTAAAGCCAACGGATTTCTTGGTGATGTATGGAAATTAAACGATGAAGAGATTTTCAATCAACTTAAGTTCCTTCTAATCAGTTGGACAGGTCTGAAGCACTGGGAAGCTAGTAGTGTAAACTTCCCAATGTTGCAACGCCTATTTCTGAAAAGATGCATGAACCTGGAGGAAATCCCTCAAGACTTTGGGGAAATATGTACCTTGGAGTCAATAGAGTTGCATGATTGCAGTATATCTGCTGCTAAATCCGGCAAAGATATTAAAGAAGAACAGGAGAGCATGGGGAATGAATGTCTTAGTGTCCTCATCTATAATCATCC ATGTTGA